The following are encoded in a window of Amblyraja radiata isolate CabotCenter1 chromosome 7, sAmbRad1.1.pri, whole genome shotgun sequence genomic DNA:
- the LOC116975411 gene encoding cytochrome P450 20A1, giving the protein MLDFAIFAITFVVFLISAVLYLYPASRQASGIPGMTPTEEKDGNLPDIVSTGSLHQFLVNLHEKYGSIASFWFGRRLVISLGSLDFLEEHINPNRTSDPLETMLKSLLGYQAGFGGNAAETHARKKVYEAAVNKAIQNNFTRIVKLAEELVSKWLMHPESQHVPLCQHLLGFAMKSVTQTAMGNRFENDQEVICFQKGHDLVWSEIGKGFLDGSLDKSSPRKEHYEAALEEMEATLKKVAKERKGKSISCQVFMDSLLQSDLSEKQVLEDSMIFSLAGSVITANLCIWATYFLATSKSVQEKLYQEVNQVLGNSPLSFDKLQKLRYCQQVLNETVRAAKLTPVAARLQELEGNINKHLIPKEALVIYALGVVLQDEASWDLPYRFDPERFNDEAARKQFTLLGFSGSLECPELRFAYTVATIMLSTLIKKLSLHPVEGQVVEMKYDLVTTPKEEAWITVNKRS; this is encoded by the exons GCATCCAGGCAAGCATCTGGCATTCCAGGGATGACACCTACAGAGGAGAA GGATGGAAATCTTCCAGATATTGTAAGCACTGGCAGTCTTCATCAATTCCTAGTTAATCTTCATGAAAAGTATGGATCCATTGCATCCTTCTGGTTTGGGCGTCGGCTGGTGATCAGTTTGGGTTCCTTGGACTTCTTGGAAGAACACATCAATCCAAACCGAACCT CTGATCCATTAGAGACAATGCTGAAATCATTGCTGGGATACCAGGCTGGATTTGGAGGCAATGCTGCTGAGACTCATGCAAGGAAGAAAGTTTACGAGGCTGCCGTGAATAAAGCAATCCAGAACAACTTCACTCGTATTGTGAAG CTAGCTGAAGAGCTGGTTTCAAAGTGGCTAATGCATCCTGAATCCCAGCATGTCCCTCTATGCCAGCACTTGTTGGGCTTTGCCATGAAGTCTGTCACGCAGACAGCAATGGGTAACCGCTTCGAAAATGACCAAGAAGTAATCTGCTTCCAGAAGGGCCATGATTTG GTTTGGTCTGAGATTGGGAAAGGATTTTTGGATGGATCTCTTGATAAAAGCTCCCCCAGGAAGGAACATTATGAAGCAG CTCTCGAGGAAATGGAAGCTACACTGAAGAAAGTGGCGAAGGAGAGAAAGGGGAAAAGCATCAGCTGTCAAGTGTTTATGGACTCCTTACTGCAGAGTGACCTGAGTGAGAAACAG GTTTTGGAGGACAGTATGATCTTCTCATTGGCTGGATCAGTGATTACAGCAAATT TGTGTATTTGGGCCACGTACTTTTTAGCCACATCCAAATCAGTGCAGGAGAAGCTATATCAAGAAGTTAACCAGGTTCTGGGAAACAGCCCGCTCAGTTTCGACAAGTTGCAGAAACTAAG GTACTGTCAACAGGTTCTAAATGAGACGGTCCGAGCAGCAAAGTTAACCCCAGTTGCAGCACGCCTTCAGGAGCTGGAAGGGAACATCAACAAACACCTCATCCCAAAAGAG GCTCTGGTTATTTATGCCCTTGGAGTAGTGCTTCAAGATGAAGCTTCGTGGGATTTACCATACAG GTTTGATCCTGAAAGGTTCAATGATGAAGCTGCCAGGAAACAGTTTACATTATTGGGATTTTCTGGAAGCCTAGAATGCCCAGAGCTCAG GTTCGCTTACACTGTGGCTACTATAATGCTGAGCACACTGATCAAGAAGCTGAGCTTGCACCCCGTGGAAGGCCAGGTGGTGGAGATGAAATATGACCTTGTAACGACACCGAAGGAGGAGGCTTGGATCACAGTCAACAAGAGAAGCTAG